A stretch of Streptococcus chenjunshii DNA encodes these proteins:
- a CDS encoding subtype A tannase, producing the protein MSKQKWLIAGVTLLASGALLTACTNSNSSETTTSSSTSSLSTGEVTTTLDQIDNTKWLYNAEDNVYYQIGISYAANPTDTEQQTLSIFVPGDYMTATDNDDGTYTAKLNTEKTVGHYTAQTAPIVIPFNTPGYSAMSALTDYSSQAADYTKEGMIYVSAGLRGRDSGAPLGVTDAKAAIRYLRYNQGNIAGDTDTIFAFGTSGGGAQASILGASGDSSLYDAYLEEIGAVTGVSDAISGVMAWVPITNLDTANLAYEWNLGSARTDLDDETQAISDDLAAAYAEYINELGLKDSDGNTLTLDASDEGIYQAGSYYDFIKETIENSLNTFLESTTFPYDASSSSSAIPSGGAPSGEAPSGGAPSGEAPSGEGASGDGQTERSENSLEATDGISRATSSSSALDLSGTYESAEDYIAALNTDSEWVSYDSKTNTATITSVADFVKYLKNPSKDVGAFDDFNEEQGENQLFGVDGSSTHWDSRMAEILKGTSYESAYEEDMSLTDSLGNDLTTRINMYTPLYYLSDYYDGVGTSTVAKYWRIRSGINQGDTALSTEANLALALENYGVETVDFATVWGQGHTNAEVSGDATENFVSWINEILSEQ; encoded by the coding sequence ATGTCAAAACAAAAATGGTTAATAGCAGGAGTAACCCTACTAGCTTCAGGTGCTCTACTCACAGCATGTACAAACAGTAATTCGTCTGAAACAACGACTTCCTCATCAACTTCATCTCTATCAACTGGTGAGGTGACGACAACCCTTGATCAAATCGATAATACAAAGTGGCTCTACAACGCCGAGGATAACGTCTACTATCAAATAGGCATATCCTACGCAGCCAATCCTACAGATACCGAGCAACAGACCCTATCTATCTTTGTTCCAGGTGATTACATGACTGCCACCGATAATGACGACGGTACCTATACAGCCAAACTCAACACGGAAAAAACAGTTGGCCATTATACAGCTCAAACAGCTCCCATTGTCATCCCATTCAACACGCCAGGCTACTCTGCCATGTCTGCTCTAACAGACTACAGCAGCCAAGCGGCAGATTATACGAAGGAAGGCATGATTTATGTCTCTGCTGGATTACGTGGCCGTGATAGCGGGGCACCATTAGGGGTTACAGATGCTAAGGCAGCCATTCGCTATCTAAGATACAACCAAGGCAATATCGCTGGAGACACAGATACCATCTTTGCTTTTGGAACCTCTGGCGGCGGTGCTCAAGCGTCTATCTTAGGTGCCTCTGGTGACAGTTCACTTTATGATGCTTACCTAGAAGAAATCGGTGCTGTCACAGGCGTTTCCGATGCCATCTCCGGTGTCATGGCCTGGGTTCCTATCACCAATCTCGACACAGCCAACTTGGCTTATGAATGGAACCTTGGTTCAGCGAGAACTGATTTGGATGACGAAACACAGGCAATTTCAGATGACTTGGCAGCAGCCTATGCGGAGTATATCAATGAGCTTGGGTTGAAAGACAGTGATGGTAACACTTTAACTCTTGACGCTTCTGATGAAGGTATCTATCAAGCTGGTAGTTATTATGACTTCATCAAGGAAACCATTGAGAACTCTCTCAACACCTTCCTTGAAAGCACCACTTTCCCTTATGATGCCAGCTCTAGTTCTTCAGCTATACCAAGCGGCGGAGCACCTTCGGGTGAAGCACCAAGTGGCGGAGCACCTTCAGGTGAGGCGCCAAGCGGTGAAGGAGCTTCAGGTGATGGTCAAACGGAACGTTCAGAGAACTCCTTAGAGGCAACCGATGGGATTTCAAGGGCAACGTCTTCTAGTTCAGCCCTAGACCTCTCAGGAACCTACGAGTCGGCAGAAGATTATATTGCCGCCTTGAATACCGACAGTGAATGGGTTTCTTATGATTCCAAGACCAATACAGCAACCATTACAAGTGTTGCAGATTTTGTGAAATACCTCAAAAATCCATCAAAAGATGTAGGAGCTTTTGATGATTTCAATGAAGAACAAGGAGAAAACCAGCTCTTCGGCGTTGATGGCTCAAGCACCCACTGGGATTCACGTATGGCTGAAATCCTCAAAGGGACCAGCTATGAAAGTGCTTATGAAGAAGATATGTCCTTAACGGACAGTCTAGGAAATGACCTCACAACACGAATCAATATGTACACACCGCTCTACTATCTCTCAGATTATTACGATGGTGTTGGAACATCGACAGTTGCCAAATACTGGCGAATTCGTTCAGGGATCAACCAAGGTGATACAGCCCTGTCCACTGAGGCTAACTTAGCCCTCGCTCTTGAAAATTATGGTGTTGAAACGGTTGATTTTGCTACCGTTTGGGGACAAGGACATACCAATGCAGAAGTTTCTGGAGATGCCACTGAAAACTTTGTTAGTTGGATTAATGAAATCTTAAGTGAACAATAA
- the tuf gene encoding elongation factor Tu translates to MAKEKYDRSKPHVNIGTIGHVDHGKTTLTAAITTVLARRLPTAVNQPKDYASIDAAPEERERGITINTAHVEYETEKRHYAHIDAPGHADYVKNMITGAAQMDGAILVVASTDGPMPQTREHILLSRQVGVKNLIVFMNKVDLVDDEELLELVEMEIRDLLSEYDFPGDDLPVIQGSALKALEGDTAQEDIIMELMNTVDEYIPEPERDTDKPLLLPVEDVFSITGRGTVASGRIDRGTVRVNDEVEIVGIRDDIQKAVVTGVEMFRKQLDEGLAGDNVGVLLRGIQRDEIERGQVLAKPGSINPHTKFKGEVYILTKEEGGRHTPFFNNYRPQFYFRTTDVTGSIELPAGTEMVMPGDNVTIDVELIHPIAVEQGTTFSIREGGRTVGSGIVSEIEA, encoded by the coding sequence ATGGCAAAAGAAAAATACGATCGTAGTAAACCACACGTTAACATTGGTACAATCGGCCACGTTGACCATGGTAAAACGACATTGACTGCAGCTATTACAACTGTGTTGGCTCGCCGCCTTCCTACAGCTGTTAACCAACCAAAAGACTATGCATCAATCGATGCTGCTCCTGAAGAACGTGAACGCGGTATCACTATCAACACTGCGCACGTTGAGTATGAAACTGAAAAACGCCACTATGCTCACATCGATGCACCAGGACACGCGGACTATGTTAAAAACATGATCACCGGTGCTGCCCAAATGGACGGTGCTATCCTTGTAGTGGCTTCAACTGACGGTCCTATGCCGCAAACACGTGAACACATCCTTCTTTCACGCCAAGTAGGTGTTAAAAACTTGATTGTCTTCATGAACAAGGTTGACTTAGTTGACGATGAAGAATTGCTTGAATTGGTTGAAATGGAAATCCGTGACCTCTTGTCTGAATATGACTTCCCAGGTGACGATCTTCCAGTTATCCAAGGTTCAGCCCTTAAAGCTCTTGAAGGTGACACTGCTCAGGAAGATATCATCATGGAATTGATGAACACTGTTGATGAATACATTCCAGAACCAGAACGTGACACTGACAAACCATTGCTTCTTCCTGTCGAAGATGTCTTCTCAATCACTGGACGTGGTACTGTTGCTTCAGGTCGTATCGATCGCGGTACTGTTCGTGTAAACGATGAAGTTGAAATTGTTGGTATCAGAGATGATATCCAAAAAGCAGTTGTTACCGGTGTGGAAATGTTCCGCAAACAGCTTGATGAAGGTTTGGCTGGTGATAACGTTGGTGTGCTTCTGCGTGGTATTCAACGTGATGAAATTGAACGCGGTCAAGTGCTTGCTAAACCAGGTTCAATCAACCCTCACACTAAATTTAAAGGTGAAGTTTACATCCTTACTAAAGAAGAAGGCGGACGTCACACTCCATTCTTCAATAACTACCGTCCACAGTTCTATTTCCGTACAACTGACGTAACAGGTTCAATCGAACTGCCTGCAGGTACAGAAATGGTTATGCCTGGTGATAACGTAACTATCGATGTTGAATTGATTCACCCAATTGCGGTTGAACAAGGAACAACCTTCTCTATCCGTGAAGGCGGACGTACTGTTGGTTCAGGTATCGTTTCAGAAATTGAAGCCTAA
- the ftsW gene encoding cell division peptidoglycan polymerase FtsW yields the protein MKIDKKHLLNYSILLPYLVLSILGLIIVYSTTSATLIQYGANPFRSVLNQGIFWVVSLLAIWFIYRLKLNFLKNSRVLTFAMLIEVVLLLIARFFTQEVNGAHGWIVIGPISFQPAEYLKIIMVWFLAFTFARKQKLIETYDYQALTRRRWYPRSWSDLRDWRLYSLLMIALVAAQPDLGNAAIIVLTVVIMYSVSGVAYKWFSTILTIIVGLSSLFLGTIAVVGVKNMAKIPIFGYVAKRFSAYFNPFKDLTDSGHQLANSYYAMSNGGWFGMGLGNSIEKRGYLPEAHTDFVFSIVIEELGLIGAIMILALVFFLILRIMNVGLKAKDPFNSMISLGVGGMILMQVFVNIGGISGLIPSTGVTFPFLSQGGNSLLVLSVAIGFVLNIDANEKRESILEEAEAEYQSQMNNAVPDY from the coding sequence ATGAAAATTGATAAGAAGCATTTATTAAATTATTCTATTTTACTGCCTTATTTAGTGCTTTCAATACTTGGTTTAATTATTGTCTATTCAACGACAAGCGCAACGCTCATTCAGTATGGGGCAAACCCTTTTCGTTCAGTTTTAAATCAAGGCATTTTTTGGGTAGTCAGTTTGCTGGCCATTTGGTTTATCTACCGGCTGAAATTAAATTTCTTAAAAAATTCAAGAGTTCTGACTTTTGCCATGCTGATCGAAGTGGTCCTGCTGTTAATCGCCCGCTTTTTTACGCAGGAGGTCAACGGGGCTCACGGCTGGATTGTTATTGGTCCCATCAGTTTTCAACCGGCTGAATATTTAAAAATTATTATGGTTTGGTTCTTGGCTTTTACTTTCGCCAGAAAACAGAAACTGATTGAAACTTACGACTATCAGGCGCTGACCAGACGGCGGTGGTATCCGAGAAGCTGGAGTGACCTGAGGGACTGGCGTCTCTATTCTCTGCTGATGATAGCCTTAGTTGCAGCTCAGCCCGATCTTGGAAATGCTGCGATCATTGTCCTTACCGTCGTTATTATGTATTCTGTCAGCGGTGTTGCTTATAAGTGGTTTTCGACTATTTTGACGATTATTGTCGGTCTCTCTTCCTTATTTTTGGGAACGATTGCTGTTGTGGGAGTGAAAAACATGGCTAAAATCCCGATTTTTGGCTATGTAGCTAAACGTTTCAGCGCTTATTTCAACCCTTTTAAGGATCTGACCGATTCGGGGCATCAGCTGGCCAATTCTTATTATGCGATGAGCAATGGCGGCTGGTTTGGTATGGGACTCGGCAACTCTATCGAAAAACGCGGCTACCTTCCGGAAGCCCACACAGATTTTGTTTTTTCTATTGTGATTGAGGAACTTGGTTTAATTGGTGCAATTATGATTTTAGCTCTGGTCTTCTTTCTGATTCTGCGAATTATGAATGTCGGCCTGAAAGCTAAGGATCCTTTCAACTCTATGATTTCTCTTGGAGTGGGGGGGATGATTCTGATGCAGGTGTTTGTCAATATCGGCGGTATATCCGGTCTGATTCCTTCAACAGGTGTAACTTTTCCTTTCTTATCGCAGGGCGGCAATAGTTTGCTTGTCCTGTCCGTCGCTATTGGTTTTGTGCTTAATATCGATGCCAACGAAAAAAGAGAAAGTATTTTGGAAGAAGCAGAAGCAGAATATCAGTCACAAATGAATAACGCTGTCCCTGATTACTAA